A segment of the Gemmatimonadales bacterium genome:
GAGCGCCGCCAGCACCATCAGCCCGATCTCGACCCCGGTGGCCGGCGCGAGGTTCGGCAGCAGCGCCGCGCTCCGCTCGGTGACCGGCTCCAGCCAGCGGTGCAGCGTGCCGACGTGCGGCAGGTTGAGCGCGCCCCCCAGGACCGTGAGCCCCGCCAGCACCACCAGCGGCCAGGTCATGACCCACGGCGCCTCCGCCAGGTGCGGCCGCTCCAGGTCGCCGGTTCGGTTGGGGCCGTGGAACGTGTACAGCATCAGCCGCGCCATGTAGAACGCGGTGAGGAAGGCCGCCACGAGCCCGAACGCCCACACCACCCGGTAGAACGGGTCCGCCGCCCCGCGCGCGAACGCTGCGCCGAGGATCTCGTCCTTCGAGAAGAAGCCGGCCAGCGGGGGAATGCCCGCGATGGCCAGCGTCGCCACCCACATCACCCGCGAGGTCCACGGGAGGTACGCCATCAGCCCGCCCATGTTGCGCATGTCCTGGGCGTCGGCTGTGCGGTGGGTGTGGTGGTAGGCGCGGTGCAGCACGTGGATCACGCTGCCCGCCCCCAGGAACAGCA
Coding sequences within it:
- a CDS encoding proton-conducting transporter membrane subunit, whose amino-acid sequence is LFLGAGSVIHVLHRAYHHTHRTADAQDMRNMGGLMAYLPWTSRVMWVATLAIAGIPPLAGFFSKDEILGAAFARGAADPFYRVVWAFGLVAAFLTAFYMARLMLYTFHGPNRTGDLERPHLAEAPWVMTWPLVVLAGLTVLGGALNLPHVGTLHRWLEPVTERSAALLPNLAPATGVEIGLMVLAALIGVGGIWLATRILRPEALVPPERAPAETGFAKLLLEKYRVDELYDTVIVRPLVWLARVVLWKGLDAGIIDTAGVNGSAAVARGLGWLGSRLQTGQVGTYVFFFVVGAVALLAALLR